In Pseudothermotoga sp., one genomic interval encodes:
- a CDS encoding extracellular solute-binding protein gives MKKGFIVLLTILTFAFLQASTLNVLLWDDALTQALRAGLAEFEKATGIKVNLELVPSGTLLQKTLMSVSPNSADYDLIAVDEPNIPMVAPLLIEFDEWPQTKFFLRPPMSDIMPLALSAGQWKGKFMGLPVNANIYVWLTRKDIIERYKDEFKAQYGYEMRVPKTLQELLEMSEFLSKKGIYGWAPFTKPTEGATCEAVWMFESFGTKVLEVDERGYRVVLDKKKAIEAIEFYKKLLKYAPEGALDFGHAERMAAFSSGKVFSMFNWPALIPDLENPDKSLVYGKIVYTQPPAGPAKTAAIRGAWIVAIPKAAKNKTAAAEFAYWWMSIETGKKLIPRGLTPARESLLKDPEFLKDRPWFNGIYLSMMYAVERPRFEYYPEVSTIVRTHWLDAISGRVAPEVAIDRMVNEINALLKKYGY, from the coding sequence ATGAAGAAGGGCTTTATAGTCTTGCTCACCATCTTGACCTTCGCGTTCTTACAAGCTTCAACGTTGAACGTACTGCTGTGGGACGATGCTCTCACTCAAGCCTTGAGAGCCGGATTGGCTGAATTCGAAAAGGCAACGGGTATCAAAGTCAATCTAGAACTCGTGCCCAGTGGCACTTTGCTTCAAAAAACGCTCATGAGTGTGAGTCCTAACTCGGCTGATTATGACTTAATCGCTGTTGATGAACCGAACATCCCTATGGTCGCGCCACTCTTGATAGAGTTCGATGAGTGGCCACAGACCAAGTTTTTCCTGCGACCACCCATGAGCGACATCATGCCTCTCGCACTGTCGGCTGGGCAATGGAAAGGTAAATTCATGGGGTTACCAGTGAATGCGAATATCTATGTATGGCTCACCAGAAAAGACATCATCGAAAGGTACAAAGATGAATTCAAGGCACAGTACGGCTACGAAATGAGAGTTCCGAAAACGTTACAAGAACTACTGGAAATGAGCGAATTTCTATCGAAGAAAGGTATCTACGGTTGGGCTCCTTTCACCAAGCCAACGGAAGGTGCCACGTGTGAGGCTGTATGGATGTTCGAAAGTTTTGGGACAAAGGTGCTCGAAGTTGATGAGAGAGGATACAGAGTCGTGCTCGATAAGAAGAAAGCTATAGAAGCGATTGAATTTTACAAAAAACTGCTCAAGTACGCTCCCGAAGGAGCTCTAGATTTCGGTCATGCCGAAAGAATGGCTGCGTTCTCGAGTGGGAAAGTATTTTCTATGTTCAACTGGCCGGCACTGATACCTGATCTGGAAAATCCTGACAAATCGCTCGTTTACGGAAAAATAGTGTACACACAACCACCAGCAGGACCTGCAAAAACGGCAGCAATCAGGGGAGCTTGGATCGTCGCGATTCCAAAAGCTGCCAAGAACAAAACGGCTGCGGCAGAATTCGCATACTGGTGGATGTCCATTGAGACTGGTAAGAAACTGATACCGAGAGGTTTAACACCGGCGAGAGAATCTTTACTCAAAGACCCTGAATTTCTGAAAGACAGACCATGGTTCAATGGCATATATCTCTCGATGATGTACGCAGTCGAAAGACCAAGATTTGAATATTACCCAGAAGTCTCAACCATTGTGAGAACGCATTGGCTGGATGCTATAAGTGGTAGGGTTGCTCCCGAAGTGGCCATCGACAGGATGGTGAACGAGATCAATGCACTACTCAAAAAATATGGATACTGA